Sequence from the [Bacteroides] pectinophilus genome:
CGGGCGTGGATGATCTTGTATACAACGATTTCTATATTGCTGAGGGAGCAGATGTAACAATAGTTGCAGGCTGCGGAATCCATACAGAGACAGGGGAACCGGCAAGGCATAACGGAATACACAGGTTTTTCCTTGAGAAGAATTCACATGTACTCTATCTTGAGAAACATGTCGGAACAGGTTTTATAAAGGCTAAGAGAAGCATAGACCCGGTGACGGAGGCATGGCTTGCAGACGGGGCATTGCTTGAGATGGAGACATCACAGCTTGGCGGTGTACAGACGGCTCTGCGCAATACAAAGGCTACACTCGAAGGAGCATCAAGTCTTGTAATAAGAGAGCATCTCCTTACGGATTCAGATGAGACACTTACAACTAATTTTGACGTAGTGCTTAATGGTGACGGCTCAAGTGTTAATCTTGTATCACGTTCTGTTGCCAGAGGTGAGTCATATCAGGAATATCACTCTAATATCGTTGGTAATGCAAAGTGCTCGGGACATTCCGAATGTGATGCCATAATAACAGACCATGGTAAGGTAACTGCACAGCCTGCACTTACGGCGGCTAATGAGGATGCCGCACTTATACATGAAGCAGCGATTGGCAAGATTGCGGGAGAGCAGATTCTTAAGCTGCGTACACTCGGACTTACAGAGTCGGAGGCTGAGGCAGCAATTATCAACGGATTCCTCAAATAGCATTTAATAGGAATTGAATATTAATATGAATACGTTTGAAAAGATATATGAAGTAGTAAAACAGATTCCACGTGGGTATGTTGCCACATACGGGCAGATAGCTGAGCTCGCCGGCAACAGACACTGGTCGAGGGTTGTGGGGTATGCACTTCACTCCAACCCTCAGCCGGGTGTAATTCCATGCCACAGAGTCGTTACAAAAGACGGTGATGTGTCCAGGGCATTTGCGTTCGGAGGACAAAGCCGCCAGATTGAGCTCCTTAAGGATGAAGGAGTGGAATTTGTTGACGGGCATGTTGATATGGAAAAATATCAATGGACAAAGCGTATATTCTAAGCCTTTGAATTAAACAGTGAATCCATGAGTGACTGTGTTGAATCACTTATTGTAGCAGCACTTGAATAATTCTGGCTGTAAGCTGTGCCGCTCATTGAGGAAGTAGCAGTTGTAACCTTGGTAATACTTGCAAGATCTGTGCTGATTCTTGAGGCATAGCTGTCATTACCTGAGAAAGCTGCTTTGATGGAATCAAGGCTTGAAGACTTGAGTTTGTCCGTATCAACTACAAGCTGTCCGTTTTCAGAACGGGTTATTCCGATTGCGGCTAACTTGCCTTCATTATCTACAAAAGCCTTGCCGAGCTCTACAAGGTACGCCACATTAATCCTGCCTCCCTGGCTGCTCATATTCTTAACCATAGCATTGTAGCTGCTAACAAACTTCTGCACATCTGCAACGGCATCTTCACTTGTGTCATTAAGAAGACTATCAAGTGACGAAGACGCTGAGTCAGCGGCGTTAAGAATAGCCTTGGCAGTATCACTGCTACTGCTGCTTATTCCCGACAGCTTCTGCTTAAGGATTGCAGTACGGTAATTGCTGTTGGCTGTAAGAACAGATTCTATTGAATTGTCATTATCACTATCCATATAATCAAGGATAGATGACAGACCCAATGTTGAACTTATCTGCATAATAAATATAAACCTCCGTTTGCATATAATAAAATACGTTGCCGGTGCGGCAATACGGTTATAGCAATACTTTTACGCATCCATGCTGAGCTGCTGCCCGGATGCTTCACCGGAATCATAATATATATCGGCATTCGGCAGATAAAATTAACACATTTTCAAAATTTACATATATATGATAGAAAATTTACACAACGGGTGTTAAAATATAATAAGACGTTAGTACAA
This genomic interval carries:
- a CDS encoding SufD family Fe-S cluster assembly protein; translation: MEQATKDLLNIVSDWDGKDDGRTAFNIRENCASAGRASTEHIKIESKEDAPGLNIRVLPGTAGEKVYIPACITKAGVDDLVYNDFYIAEGADVTIVAGCGIHTETGEPARHNGIHRFFLEKNSHVLYLEKHVGTGFIKAKRSIDPVTEAWLADGALLEMETSQLGGVQTALRNTKATLEGASSLVIREHLLTDSDETLTTNFDVVLNGDGSSVNLVSRSVARGESYQEYHSNIVGNAKCSGHSECDAIITDHGKVTAQPALTAANEDAALIHEAAIGKIAGEQILKLRTLGLTESEAEAAIINGFLK
- a CDS encoding MGMT family protein is translated as MNTFEKIYEVVKQIPRGYVATYGQIAELAGNRHWSRVVGYALHSNPQPGVIPCHRVVTKDGDVSRAFAFGGQSRQIELLKDEGVEFVDGHVDMEKYQWTKRIF